CCCCGGCGCGCGTGGCCGAGGCCTACGGCGAGTTCTTCGCGGGCGTCGGCGCGGATCCGCTCCGGCACCTCCAGGAGACGTTCCCGCTGCCCGAGACGGACGCGGCCCCGCAGCCCGTCATCGTGACGGGCATCGCGTTCCGCTCCATCTGCGAGCACCACCTGCTGCCGTTCACCGGCGTCGCCCACCTGGCCTACGTGCCGGGGGAGCGGATCGTCGGCCTCGGCCGCCTGCCGCGCGTGGTCGACGACCTCGCCTCCCGCCCGCAGATGCAGGAGCGGCTGGGCGAGCAGATCGCCGAGGCGCTCGAGCACGGCCTCGGGGCGCGCGGCGTCGCCGTGATCCTCGACGCGGCGCACGGCTGCGTCACCGCGCGCGGCACTCGGCAGGCCGGCAGCACGACCATCACCATCGCGGCGCGCGGATCGCTCGCGGAGCCGGCGGCGCGCGCCGAGGTGCTCGCGCTGCTGCCCGCGGCGTCCGGGCGGGACCGGCCGTGACCACGACTCCGCCCGTCGCGCGCACGCTCGTGATGGGGATCCTCAACGCCACGCCCGACTCGTTCAGCGACGGCGGACGCCACCTCGCCCTCGACGACGCGCTCGCGCACGCCCGACGGATGGTCGCTGCGGGCGCGGACCTCGTCGACGTGGGCGGGGAGTCCACCCGTCCGGGTGCCGCGCGCGTCGACGCAGCGGAGGAGCGGGCGCGCGTCGTGCCCGTGGTCCGCGAGCTCGCCGCGGAGGGGATCGCCGTGAGCGTCGACACCATGCGCGCCGCGACCGCGGAGGCCTGCGTCGCCGTCGGGGCGCGGATCGTCAACGACGTGTCCGGCGGTCTCGCGGATCCGGGCATGGCCGCGGTCGTCGCCGGCGCCGACGTCGACTACGTGGCGATGCACTGGCGCGGCCACAGCGACATGATGGCCGCGCGCGCGACGTACGCCGACACCGTGGGCGAGGTGCGCGACGAGCTGCTCGCGCGCATCGACGCGCTCGTGGCCGCGGGGCTGGATCCCGCCCGCGTCATCCTCGACCCTGGTCTCGGCTTCGCGAAGGACGCCGCGCACGACTGGCAGCTGCTCGGATCCCTCGACGCGCTCACGGGCCTCGGCCACCGCGTGCTCGTGGGCGCGTCCCGCAAGCGCTTCCTCGGACGGCTGCTGCCGGAGGGTGCGGGCGTCGAGGACCGCGACGTGCCGACCGCGGTCGTCAGCGCGCTCTCCGCACGAGCGGGGGCGTGGGCCGTGCGCGTGCACGACGTCGCGTCCACCCGCGCCGCGATCGGGGTCGAGGCGGCGTGGGCGCGCGGCCGGGCCGAGGCGCTCGACGCCGCATCCGCCGGGTGGTCCGCCGCCGGTCTGTCAGAGTAGGAGCATGAGCGCCGTGAGCCAGGACCGTGTCGTCGTCGCCCCGCAGGCGGTGCTCGTCCGCACCGCGGTCGCCGCGCTCGTCGCCTCCGTGATCCTCGGCGTCGGCCTGACCGTCCCGGCCGACCTCGCCGCCGACTCGGGCGCCGCGGTCGTCGTGGCGAAGGTCGTGGCCATCGTGCTCGGGTTGATCGGCTCGCTCGGCAGCGCCTACGCATCCGTCGTGCTGCTGTCTCCCGTGCTCACCACCGTCGGCGCCCTGCTCTGGCCGACCGCCGTCGTGCTGCTCGGCACGCCGCTCGGCATCGTGTGCGCCCTCGCCTTCGCGCCGGTCGCCCCCGAGGGCGACGCGTCGGACCCCGTCCTCGCGCTGGTCGCCGCCGTGCTCGCGGTCCTCGGGATCGCCGCCGCGATCGCCTGCGCCGTCGTCCAGCGCCGCGTCGCGCGCCTCGCCGCCAACGCCCGCCGCGTGACCGAGACCGGCCGCCGGACCGCCGCGATCGTCACAGCCGTGCAGCGCCTCGACGGATCCGGCGACGCCGTCCGCGCGCGCCTCACGGTCGCCTTCACCGACGCCGACGGCCGCGACCACCACGTCACGCGCACCGTGACGACGGCCGATCGCCTGCTCCCTGCCGTCGGCGGCAAGCTGCCGCTCTGGTACGACCCGGCCGACCCGGGCGACCTCCCCTCCATCGTCGTGGGCCGCTCATGGTGACGGGCCTCCCGACCGACCGCATCCTCCTCACCGGCCTCCGCGTGCACGCCCACCACGGCGTCTTCGCCGAGGAGCGCCGCGACGGCCAGCCGTTCGTGATCGACCTCGAGGTCGCCCTCGACCTCGCGCCCGCGGGCGGCAGCGACGAGCTCGGCCGCACGCTGCACTACGGCGAGCTGGCCGACGAGGTCGCCGCGGCGGCCGAGCGCGATCCGGTCGACCTCATCGAGACGCTCGCCGAGCGCGTCGCGGGCGTCGTGCTCGCGCATCCCGTCGCGCGGTGGGTCCGCGTCACGGTGCACAAGCCGGACGCGCCGATCGCGGTGCCGTTCGACGACGTGGCCGTCGTGATCGAGCGGGCGTCCGCGCTGCCGGCGCCGGGGGAGACCGTGCGCGCGGTCGTGGCCGTCGGATCCAACCTCGGCGACCGGCGGGCGACCATCGAGCGCGCGCTGGCCCTAATCGACGAGGTGCCCGGCCTCCGCGTCGTGCGCTCCTCGGATCTCGTGGAGTCGGTCGCTGTGACGCCCGCGGGGGAGGACCCGACGAAGCCCGGCTACCTCAACGGCGTCGTGCTGGTGGACGCGGCGATCGGCCCGCACGCGCTGCTCGACGCGCTGGCCGGGATCGAGCGCGACCTCGGCCGCGTGCGCGCGGAGCGCTGGGGCGACCGGACGATCGACCTCGACGTCGTCGCGCACGGCGATGCGCGGATCCACGACGACCGCCTCACGCTGCCCCACCCGCGCGCCGCCGAGCGCGCGTTCGTGCTCGCCCCGTGGCTGCAGGCGGATCCCGACGCGGAGCTGCCCGGCCGCGGCCGCGTGGACGCGCTGCTCGCGGCGCTCGAGCCCGACGCCGCCGATCCGGCCGCCGCCGCGGTCCCCGCCGCCTCCGCCGCGGAGGCACGCGCATGACCCGCACGCGCTCCACCACCCTCATCGCCCTCCTCATCGCCGGCGCGGCCGTCGGCTGGTTCGCCGAGAACGCGCTCCTCATGAGCGGGCGCGCGCTCCTCATCCCGCCGCTCACGCTCGGGGCGACGCTCCTCATCATCGGCATCGTGCTGCTCGCGCTCGCCCGCCCCATCCGCCGCTCGACGCTCGGCCGCACGCCCGGCCGCGTCGACCCGTTCCGTGCCACGCGCGTCGTGCTGCTGGCCAAGGCGTCGGCGCTCGCGGGGGCGCTGCTCACCGGCGTCACCGGGGGAGTGCTGGCCTTCGTGCTGGCCCGGCCCGTGCTGCCCGGCGCGTCCTCCGTGGGGCTCGCGGTGGCCGGTACGGTGGGAGCCGTCGTCCTCCTCGTCGCCGGGCTGGTCGCCGAGCACTGGTGCACGGTCCCGCCCGACGACCGGGACGACTCGCGCCCCGGGGATCCGGCGCGCGAGCTCTCGTAGGACCCCGCGGCACCACCGCCCGCGGGAACCGCAGCACCCAGAGGAGCACCGTGACCCCGAACGTCGACCCGCACGGCGTCTCCTGGCGCCGCGTCTCCCCGCGCCTCGTCGGCGTCGAGCTGGTGGGCGGCGTGATCACCGCCCTCGTGCTCGGCGGCATCGCGGCGTTCCTCTTCGCTGTCGACGCGCCGCGCTGGCTGCCGATCGTGCTGGGCGCCGCCGCGCTCGTCGAGCTGGTGGTGACGCTCGTGATCGTCCCGCGGCGCGTGCGGGCGATGGGGTACCAGCTGCGCGACGACGACCTCGTCTTCCGCCGCGGCATCATGTGGACCCGCATCGTCGCCGTGCCGTACGGCCGGATGCAGCTCGTCGACATCACGCGCGGCCCCGTCGGCCGCGTGCTCGGCCTCGCCGACCTCAAGCTCGTGACCGCGGCGGCCGCGGCGAGCATCCAGATCCCCGGGCTCACGAACGCCGACGCCGAGGAGCTCCGCGACCGGCTGGTGGCCCTCGCCGAGACGCGCCGGGCCGGGCTGTGAGCGATCCGACGCCCGAGGATCCGGCGGCCGGCCCGCCCGCCGCCGCGCCCGCCGGGTCCGCACCCGGACCGGGATCCGCCGCCGTCCCCGCGGCCGAGGCCCTCATCGCGGAGGAGCTGACCGACGGCGACTGGCACCGCCTCCACCCCGCCACGCCCGTGCTCCGCGGCGGTGTCCTCTTCATCGTCGCGATCGGCTTCCTCGTCTCGTCCCTGCGCGAGCAGCTCGTGGAGCAGTTCGTGCCCGGCCAGCGGCGGGACGGCGAGCAGGACCTCATCCCGATGCTGGTGGAGACCGGCAGCCTCATCTGGGTGATCGTCGCCCTCCTCGCCTTCACCGTGCTCGCCGTCGGCGTCTCCTACCTCTCGTGGCGGATGCACACGTTCCGCGTCACCGAGGAGACCGTCGAGGTGCGCAGCGGCATCGTCTCCCGCACCAACCGGCGGGCCCGGCTCGACCGGATCCAGGGCGTCAACATCGTGCGCCCGCTCATCGCGCGGCTCATCGGCGCGGCCAAGCTCGAGATTCAGGTCGCGGGCAACGACGCCAACCTGCCGCTGCAGTACCTCCGCTCGCGCGACGCGGACGCGTTCCGCCTGCGCGTGCTGCGGCTCGCGTCGGGCGCGCGGGCCGACGCGGCCGGATCCCGTCCCGCGGCCCGCGCCGCGGTCGGCGGCACCGCGCGCGGCTTCGTCGGATCCCGCGTCGACGACTTCCTCGCGCCCGAGCTCGACCCGGACGCCGCGCCGCCCCAGTCCGTCGTGCGCATCCCGGTCCCGCGCCTCGTCGGTGCCGTGCTCCTCTCGGCGCCCACGGTCGTGCTCGTGCTGTTCGTGGCGGTCGGGATCCCGCTCATCGTCCGCTTCGAGGCCTGGTACCTGCTCGTGCCGCTGCTGCCGATGCTGCTGGGATCCGCCGGCTTCTTCGTGCGCCGCATCACGCGCTCGCTCCGCTACAGCGTGGCCGGCACGCCCGACGGCGTCCGGGTCGGGTTCGGCCTGCTCTCGACGAGCAACGACACCATCCCGCCCGGCCGGATCCACGCGGTCGAGGTCGTCCAGCCGCTGCTCTGGCGCGCGTCCGGCTGGTGGGAGATCCGCATCACGCGCGCCTCGCACTCCTCGTCGCCGGGCGCCGCGGGCCAGCAGAACACGTCGATCCTCCCGGTGGGCGACCGCCGGGACGTCGACCGCGTCCTCGGCCTCGTCCTGCCCGACCTCGTGGGCGAGCAGGCACTCCGGCTCGTCGCCGTCGGCATGACCGGCCGCGGCGGGGAGGACGACGGCTTCACCACGTCGCCGCGCCGGGCGTGGATCCTCAAGCCCTTCTCCTGGCGCCGCACGGGCTTCGCGGTCGACGCGTCCGCGTTCCTCGTCCGCCGCGGCATGATCTGGCGCCGCCTCGTCATCGTCCCGCACGCCCGCACGCAGGGGGTGGACCTCACGCAGGGTCCCATCGACCGCCGCCTCGACCTCGTCTCGGTGCGCGCCGCGACGGTCGCCGGACCCGTGGACACGCGGCTCGGCGCCATCGACCGCGCCACGGGCATGGAGCTGTCGACCCGGCTGGTCGCGGCCGCCGTGGCATCGGCCCGGTCCGACACGTCCGCGCACTGGGGCGCCGAGGCCGCGAGCTGGCCGGCGCCGGGATCCGCGTCGGCCGCGGCTGCTGCAGCGCCGGCCGCCGCCGCGCCCGCACCTGAACCCGCACCGCCGGCCCCCGCCGCACCCGCACCCGCGCCGTCGCCCGGCCCCGTCGACGCACCGCGCGACCCCACCCCCACCCCCACCCCCGACGCCGCGTGGCCGCCCCCGGCCGCCGACGCGCCGCGCCACCGATCCGCCCCCGAGGACCCCGCATGACCGCCCCGTCCCAGCGCTCCGGCCGCCTCGGCGTGGGCATCGTCGGCGCGGGTCACGTCGGCCCCGTCCTCGGCGCGGCCCTCGCGGGCGCCGGTCACGCGATCACCGGCATCTCCGCCGTCTCCGCGGCCAGCCGCGAGCGCGCGGAGGCGATGCTGCCGGGCGTCCCGGTCCTCGAGATCCCCGACCTCATCGAGCGGAGCGAGCTCGTGATCCTCGCCGTCCCCGACGCCGAGCTCCCCGGCCTCGTCGCGGGCCTCGCCGCCACGGGCGCCTGGCAAGCCGGTCAGCTCGTCGTGCACACGTCGGCGGCGCACGGGATCCAGGTGCTCGCGCCCGCGTTCGCATCCGGCATCATCCCGCTCGCCATCCATCCCGCGATGTCGTTCACCGGCACGAGCATGGACCTCAGCCGCATGGTCGACAGCTGGTTCGCCGTCACCGCGCCCGCGCCCGTGCTCCCCATCGCCCAGGTCCTCGTGGTGGAGATGGGCGGCGAGCCCGTCGTCGTGGAGGAGCGCGACCGCCCGGCGTACGCGGAGGCCATCGCGACCGCCACCACGTTCTCCACCGCGATCGTCGACCAGGCCGCCGGCCTCCTCGCGGGCATCGGCGTGGAGGAGCCCGGCCGCGTGCTCGGCCCCCTCATCCGCTCGGCCGTCGACGACGCGCTCCGCCGTTCCTCCCCGGCGGGCGGCGCGCGCCTCACCTCCGGCGACGTGCCGCTGCCGACGGACGAGGGTCCCGCCGCGCACTAACCTGTCGTGTCCGCGTCCCGAGCCCCCGAGGAGCACCACGGCATGACGATCCCCGCGCCCACCGTCGTCACCGGCATCGCCGAGCTGCGCGCCCGCGTCCGCGACCACCGGGCCGCGCGCACCGCGGCGGGCGAGGCACCCGTCGTCGTCCTCGTCCCCACCATGGGCGCGCTGCACGAGGGCCACCTGGCGCACGCCCGCCGCGCCCGCGAGCTCGGCTCCCTCGTCGTCGTCTCGATCTTCGTCAACCCCCTGCAGTTCGGCGCGGGCGAGGACCTCGACGCCTACCCGCGCACGCTCGACGCCGACGTCGCCGCGCTCGCCGAGACCGGCGTCGACCTCGTCTTCGCGCCCTCCGCGGCCGAGATGTACCCGGACGGCCCCGCGCGCATCCGCGTCACGGGCGGATCCGTCGCCCTCACGCTCGAGGGCCGCTCCCGCCCCGGCCACTTCGACGGCATGCTCACCGTCGTCGCGAAGCTCCTGCACATCATCGCCCCCGACGTCGCCACCTTCGGCCGCAAGGACGCGCAGCAGCTCCACCTCGTGCGCCGCATGGTGCGCGACCTCGACCTGCCCGTCCGCATCGAGGACCTGGAGACGGTGCGCGAGCCCGACGGCCTCGCCCTCTCCAGCCGCAACCGCTACCTCGACGATCGCGAGCGCCGCGCCGCCCGCGTCATCCCGGCCGCGCTCGAGGCCGCGCAGAGCGCCGGATCCCGCGGCATCGACGCCGTCATCGCCGCCGCCCAGTCCGTGGTGATGGGGGAGCCCGCCGTCGCGCTCGACTACTTCCAGGTGGTGGATCCCGCCAGCTTCGCGTCCGTCGACGACGGCTTCCGGGGCGTCGCCCTGGCCGTCATCGCCGCCCGGGTCGGGAGCACGCGCCTCATCGACAACGAGACCGTCGTCATCGCCTGACGCCGCGGCGCATCCGATCCGCGGGCGTGCCCCGGCCCCGCCCGCACCTGCGAGAATCGACGGGAGGCCGCTCGGCCGCCCCACGAAACCACGACCCGCGAGGATCCGCCCGCACATGACCGACAGCCCCGGAACGCCCGCGACGCCCGAGACCGCCCCCGCTCCCGCCGTGGAGGGATCCGCCGAGGACGTCGCCGAGCAGAAGGCCGTGCGCCTCGCCAAGCGCGCCCGCCTCAACGCGCAGGGCGGCCCCGGCGAGGGCGCGTACCCCGTGCAGGTCCCGGTCACCACCACCATCCCGGCCGTCCGCGCCGAGCACGGCCACCTCGAGCCCGGTGAGGAGACCGACCACGTCGTCGGCATCGCGGGCCGCGTCGTCCACTTCCGCAACACCGGCAAGCTCTGCTTCGCCACGCTCCAGGCCGGCGACGGCACGCGCATCCAGGCCATGATCTCGCTGGCCGAGGTCGGCGACGAGGCCCTCGCCGCGTGGAAGGAGCTCGTCGACCTCGGCGACCACGTCTTCGTCGGCGGCCGCGTCATCGCGAGCCGGAAGGGCGAGCTGTCGATCATGGCGTCCGAGTGGCGCATCGCCTCGAAGGCCCTGCTGCCGCTGCCGAACCTCCACTCCGAGCTCTCGGACGAGACGCGCGTCCGCAGCCGCTACCTCGACCTCATCGTCCGCGATCAGGCCCGCAAGAACGTGCTCGACCGCGCGAAGGTCAACGCCTCCATGCGCGAGACGTTCCGGCAGCGCGGCTACGTCGAGGTCGAGACGCCCATGCTGCAGGTGATGCACGGCGGCGCGTCCGCCCGCCCGTTCGTCACGCACTCCAACGCCTTCGACACCGAGATGTACCTCCGCATCGCGCCGGAGCTGTACCTCAAGCGGGCCGTGGTCGGCGGCATCGACCGCGTCTTCGAGATCAACCGCAACTTCCGCAACGAGGGCGCCGACTCCACCCACAGCCCGGAGTTCGCGATGCTCGAGGCGTACGAGGCCTACGGCGACTACACCTCCATCGCCGAGCTCACCCAGACGCTCGTGCAGGACGCGGCCATGGCGGTCGCCGGCAGCCACGTCGTCACGTGGGCCGACGGCACCGACTACGACCTCGGCGGCGAGTGGGACCGCATCTCGATGTACGCGTCGCTGAGCGAGGCGGCGGGGATCGAGATCACGCCGGCCACGAGCGTCGACGAGCTGCAGGCCATCGCCGACCGCGAGGGCGTCGACGTCCACCTCAGCACGCACGGCAAGCTCGTCGAGGAGCTGTGGGAGCACTTCGTGAAGGGCTCGCTCGAGCGCCCCACCTTCGTCCTCGACTTCCCCGTCGAGACGTCGCCGCTTACGCGCGCGCACCGCTCCATCGAGGGCGTCGTCGAGAAGTGGGACCTCTACATCCGCGGCTTCGAGCTGGCCACCGGCTACTCCGAGCTCGTGGATCCCGTCGTGCAGCGCGAGCGCTTCGTCGACCAGGCCCGCCAGTTGGCGCGCGGCGACGACGAGGCCATGCCGCTCGACGAGGAGTTCCTCCGTGCCCTCGAGCACGGCATGCCGCCGTCGGGCGGCATGGGCATGGGGGTCGACCGGCTCCTCATGGCCATCACCGGTCTCGGCATCCGCGAGACCATCCTGTTCCCCCTAGTGAAGTAGAAGTAGGCGACCATGCCATTAGGCCCCGACGGCTCGAACCCGAAGAAGCCCACCACCGCGCGCTACGCCCTCTGGATCATCGTGGGCGGCATCGCCGTCGTCAT
This window of the Clavibacter sepedonicus genome carries:
- a CDS encoding DUF3180 domain-containing protein; amino-acid sequence: MTRTRSTTLIALLIAGAAVGWFAENALLMSGRALLIPPLTLGATLLIIGIVLLALARPIRRSTLGRTPGRVDPFRATRVVLLAKASALAGALLTGVTGGVLAFVLARPVLPGASSVGLAVAGTVGAVVLLVAGLVAEHWCTVPPDDRDDSRPGDPARELS
- the folP gene encoding dihydropteroate synthase gives rise to the protein MGILNATPDSFSDGGRHLALDDALAHARRMVAAGADLVDVGGESTRPGAARVDAAEERARVVPVVRELAAEGIAVSVDTMRAATAEACVAVGARIVNDVSGGLADPGMAAVVAGADVDYVAMHWRGHSDMMAARATYADTVGEVRDELLARIDALVAAGLDPARVILDPGLGFAKDAAHDWQLLGSLDALTGLGHRVLVGASRKRFLGRLLPEGAGVEDRDVPTAVVSALSARAGAWAVRVHDVASTRAAIGVEAAWARGRAEALDAASAGWSAAGLSE
- a CDS encoding DUF3592 domain-containing protein; its protein translation is MSAVSQDRVVVAPQAVLVRTAVAALVASVILGVGLTVPADLAADSGAAVVVAKVVAIVLGLIGSLGSAYASVVLLSPVLTTVGALLWPTAVVLLGTPLGIVCALAFAPVAPEGDASDPVLALVAAVLAVLGIAAAIACAVVQRRVARLAANARRVTETGRRTAAIVTAVQRLDGSGDAVRARLTVAFTDADGRDHHVTRTVTTADRLLPAVGGKLPLWYDPADPGDLPSIVVGRSW
- the folK gene encoding 2-amino-4-hydroxy-6-hydroxymethyldihydropteridine diphosphokinase encodes the protein MVTGLPTDRILLTGLRVHAHHGVFAEERRDGQPFVIDLEVALDLAPAGGSDELGRTLHYGELADEVAAAAERDPVDLIETLAERVAGVVLAHPVARWVRVTVHKPDAPIAVPFDDVAVVIERASALPAPGETVRAVVAVGSNLGDRRATIERALALIDEVPGLRVVRSSDLVESVAVTPAGEDPTKPGYLNGVVLVDAAIGPHALLDALAGIERDLGRVRAERWGDRTIDLDVVAHGDARIHDDRLTLPHPRAAERAFVLAPWLQADPDAELPGRGRVDALLAALEPDAADPAAAAVPAASAAEARA
- the folE gene encoding GTP cyclohydrolase I translates to MGVDRARIEAAVAELILAIGEDPAREGLATTPARVAEAYGEFFAGVGADPLRHLQETFPLPETDAAPQPVIVTGIAFRSICEHHLLPFTGVAHLAYVPGERIVGLGRLPRVVDDLASRPQMQERLGEQIAEALEHGLGARGVAVILDAAHGCVTARGTRQAGSTTITIAARGSLAEPAARAEVLALLPAASGRDRP
- the lysS gene encoding lysine--tRNA ligase, which codes for MTDSPGTPATPETAPAPAVEGSAEDVAEQKAVRLAKRARLNAQGGPGEGAYPVQVPVTTTIPAVRAEHGHLEPGEETDHVVGIAGRVVHFRNTGKLCFATLQAGDGTRIQAMISLAEVGDEALAAWKELVDLGDHVFVGGRVIASRKGELSIMASEWRIASKALLPLPNLHSELSDETRVRSRYLDLIVRDQARKNVLDRAKVNASMRETFRQRGYVEVETPMLQVMHGGASARPFVTHSNAFDTEMYLRIAPELYLKRAVVGGIDRVFEINRNFRNEGADSTHSPEFAMLEAYEAYGDYTSIAELTQTLVQDAAMAVAGSHVVTWADGTDYDLGGEWDRISMYASLSEAAGIEITPATSVDELQAIADREGVDVHLSTHGKLVEELWEHFVKGSLERPTFVLDFPVETSPLTRAHRSIEGVVEKWDLYIRGFELATGYSELVDPVVQRERFVDQARQLARGDDEAMPLDEEFLRALEHGMPPSGGMGMGVDRLLMAITGLGIRETILFPLVK
- the panC gene encoding pantoate--beta-alanine ligase produces the protein MTIPAPTVVTGIAELRARVRDHRAARTAAGEAPVVVLVPTMGALHEGHLAHARRARELGSLVVVSIFVNPLQFGAGEDLDAYPRTLDADVAALAETGVDLVFAPSAAEMYPDGPARIRVTGGSVALTLEGRSRPGHFDGMLTVVAKLLHIIAPDVATFGRKDAQQLHLVRRMVRDLDLPVRIEDLETVREPDGLALSSRNRYLDDRERRAARVIPAALEAAQSAGSRGIDAVIAAAQSVVMGEPAVALDYFQVVDPASFASVDDGFRGVALAVIAARVGSTRLIDNETVVIA
- a CDS encoding PH domain-containing protein, whose amino-acid sequence is MSDPTPEDPAAGPPAAAPAGSAPGPGSAAVPAAEALIAEELTDGDWHRLHPATPVLRGGVLFIVAIGFLVSSLREQLVEQFVPGQRRDGEQDLIPMLVETGSLIWVIVALLAFTVLAVGVSYLSWRMHTFRVTEETVEVRSGIVSRTNRRARLDRIQGVNIVRPLIARLIGAAKLEIQVAGNDANLPLQYLRSRDADAFRLRVLRLASGARADAAGSRPAARAAVGGTARGFVGSRVDDFLAPELDPDAAPPQSVVRIPVPRLVGAVLLSAPTVVLVLFVAVGIPLIVRFEAWYLLVPLLPMLLGSAGFFVRRITRSLRYSVAGTPDGVRVGFGLLSTSNDTIPPGRIHAVEVVQPLLWRASGWWEIRITRASHSSSPGAAGQQNTSILPVGDRRDVDRVLGLVLPDLVGEQALRLVAVGMTGRGGEDDGFTTSPRRAWILKPFSWRRTGFAVDASAFLVRRGMIWRRLVIVPHARTQGVDLTQGPIDRRLDLVSVRAATVAGPVDTRLGAIDRATGMELSTRLVAAAVASARSDTSAHWGAEAASWPAPGSASAAAAAAPAAAAPAPEPAPPAPAAPAPAPSPGPVDAPRDPTPTPTPDAAWPPPAADAPRHRSAPEDPA
- a CDS encoding Rossmann-like and DUF2520 domain-containing protein, whose protein sequence is MTAPSQRSGRLGVGIVGAGHVGPVLGAALAGAGHAITGISAVSAASRERAEAMLPGVPVLEIPDLIERSELVILAVPDAELPGLVAGLAATGAWQAGQLVVHTSAAHGIQVLAPAFASGIIPLAIHPAMSFTGTSMDLSRMVDSWFAVTAPAPVLPIAQVLVVEMGGEPVVVEERDRPAYAEAIATATTFSTAIVDQAAGLLAGIGVEEPGRVLGPLIRSAVDDALRRSSPAGGARLTSGDVPLPTDEGPAAH
- a CDS encoding PH domain-containing protein, whose product is MTPNVDPHGVSWRRVSPRLVGVELVGGVITALVLGGIAAFLFAVDAPRWLPIVLGAAALVELVVTLVIVPRRVRAMGYQLRDDDLVFRRGIMWTRIVAVPYGRMQLVDITRGPVGRVLGLADLKLVTAAAAASIQIPGLTNADAEELRDRLVALAETRRAGL